One segment of Streptomyces sp. XD-27 DNA contains the following:
- a CDS encoding ABC transporter permease, with protein sequence MEAAAPRGDTRTRSEDAAAPAPLAARARLLPALGAVYRAQLSRARVARIPLLFVATFQSIGIMVLMRGVVDGGSEARAVVAGSSVLVVAFVALNLLAQYFGQLRASGGLDHYATLPVPPAAVVLGAAAAYASFTVPGTIATAVTGSVLFGLPLGHLWVLAAVIPLSGAALAGLGAALGLLAPRQELATLCGQLGMSAALLLGVLPADRMPPAVSYARDLLPSTYGVEALARSFDAQPDWLVVGADLGVCAAVGVVSLAAATWAYRRAAVR encoded by the coding sequence CTGGAGGCCGCCGCGCCGCGCGGCGACACCCGGACCAGGTCCGAGGACGCCGCCGCGCCCGCCCCGCTCGCGGCCCGCGCGCGGCTGCTGCCCGCCCTCGGCGCCGTCTACCGGGCACAGCTGTCCCGGGCCCGGGTGGCCCGGATCCCGTTGCTGTTCGTGGCCACCTTCCAGTCCATCGGGATCATGGTCCTGATGCGGGGCGTGGTGGACGGCGGCAGCGAGGCACGGGCCGTGGTCGCCGGGTCCAGCGTGCTGGTCGTGGCGTTCGTGGCACTGAACCTCCTGGCGCAGTACTTCGGCCAGCTGCGGGCCAGCGGCGGTCTCGACCACTACGCGACGCTGCCGGTGCCCCCCGCCGCCGTGGTGCTCGGCGCCGCCGCCGCGTACGCCTCCTTCACCGTGCCCGGCACGATCGCCACCGCTGTGACCGGCAGCGTGCTCTTCGGGCTCCCGCTGGGGCACCTGTGGGTCCTGGCGGCGGTGATCCCGCTCTCCGGGGCCGCGCTCGCCGGGCTCGGCGCCGCCCTCGGGCTCCTCGCCCCGCGCCAGGAGCTGGCGACCCTCTGCGGCCAGCTGGGCATGTCCGCCGCGCTGCTGCTCGGGGTGCTGCCCGCCGACCGGATGCCGCCCGCGGTGTCGTACGCCCGCGATCTGCTGCCGTCCACGTACGGTGTGGAGGCACTGGCCCGGTCCTTCGACGCCCAGCCCGACTGGCTCGTGGTCGGTGCCGATCTGGGAGTGTGCGCGGCGGTCGGGGTCGTCTCGCTGGCGGCCGCGACCTGGGCCTACCGCCGGGCGGCGGTGCGGTGA
- a CDS encoding ABC transporter ATP-binding protein, translating into MCNVRGLVKTYPAARSRRGVPAAPAVRASDGIDLTVGRGEIFGLLGPNGAGKTTLVRQLTGLLRPDEGSVEVLGHDLVRHPERAARLVGYLGQESTALDELTVALAAETTARLRGLDSRAARAERDAVLDELGLTELAGRPLKRLSGGQRRLACVAAALVGERPLLVLDEPTAGMDPVARRAVWSAVDRRRAERGTTVLLVTHNVIEAETVLDRVAVLERGKVIACDTPAGLKALVADEVRVELVWRDQPPLHVPEVAALSGSARAAGRRWLLRLAPEEARAAVAAVTGGPAFAALDDFTLTTPSLEDVYLALGGRTEGTEGLVKA; encoded by the coding sequence GTGTGCAACGTGCGCGGCCTGGTCAAGACCTATCCGGCCGCCCGGTCCCGGCGCGGCGTCCCGGCCGCGCCCGCCGTGCGGGCCAGCGACGGCATCGACCTCACCGTGGGCCGCGGCGAGATCTTCGGGCTGCTCGGCCCCAACGGCGCCGGCAAGACCACCCTCGTACGGCAGCTCACCGGCCTGCTCCGGCCCGACGAGGGCAGCGTCGAGGTCCTCGGCCACGACCTGGTCCGCCACCCCGAGCGCGCCGCCCGCCTCGTGGGCTACCTCGGCCAGGAGTCCACCGCCCTCGACGAGCTGACCGTCGCGCTCGCCGCCGAGACCACCGCCCGGCTGCGCGGCCTCGACAGCCGCGCCGCCCGCGCCGAGCGCGACGCCGTGCTGGACGAGCTGGGGCTGACCGAACTCGCGGGCCGCCCGCTCAAGCGGCTGTCCGGCGGGCAGCGGCGGCTGGCCTGCGTGGCCGCGGCCCTGGTCGGAGAGCGGCCGCTGCTGGTGCTGGACGAGCCGACCGCCGGCATGGACCCGGTCGCGCGCCGCGCCGTGTGGTCCGCCGTCGACCGGCGGCGCGCCGAGCGGGGCACCACGGTGCTGCTCGTCACCCACAACGTCATCGAGGCCGAGACCGTCCTGGACCGGGTCGCGGTCCTGGAACGCGGCAAGGTCATCGCCTGCGACACACCGGCCGGGCTCAAGGCGCTGGTCGCCGACGAGGTACGGGTCGAACTGGTCTGGCGCGACCAGCCGCCGCTGCACGTGCCCGAGGTCGCCGCCCTCTCCGGCAGCGCGCGGGCCGCCGGGCGGCGCTGGCTGCTGCGGCTCGCCCCGGAGGAGGCGCGCGCCGCCGTCGCCGCCGTGACCGGCGGCCCGGCCTTCGCCGCCCTGGACGATTTCACCCTCACCACGCCCAGCCTGGAAGATGTCTACCTGGCACTGGGCGGCCGCACGGAAGGGACGGAGGGGCTGGTGAAGGCGTGA